One window of Syngnathus acus chromosome 16, fSynAcu1.2, whole genome shotgun sequence genomic DNA carries:
- the LOC119135487 gene encoding zinc finger-containing ubiquitin peptidase 1 isoform X1, whose product MIETRNVLINAKPRISLVTAVVMLTCEICSEEILLDEDMKTHLLLSHLENDMSCPLCSLSGVSYDELSYHISSAHPDYQHKAQKSSYSTSCRPPPIGTNLTENEDPKAGSSGTYIEAKPCGSSSDSLPLQQRTDTVFTQSKGVLTCEGTSAISSTSVSPGIKRGLEMSIPVLDNAGYLSEQKNPKQKRPAFPKNEPFSCPMCAQVFNSTSILQEHVELHLQEQDYSEVPEKLECPMCPAVCSDSTSLQQHVELHLDNEAGTSDSDSRLAWKLQQEMDKKRMAEENQVEKEQFKKLQRQFGLDGSGGYRTQMEKTLKRDVARGIMPPAEYHFKRVEMMESLASGVDDGRTRTQGVIEALCQYYQTECKDCVHVWLSADTDHYCSSLGDKGWGCGYRNFQMLLSSLFRLDTFASPLQDKSVPSIPRVQRMIEDAWKLGLDPQGASHFNHQLQGTRAWIGATEIYVLLTSLGISGRIVDFHQPTGPGGTHSRLFEWVKQYFSQSSTSSRLPPRIIQTSLPPLYLQHQGHSRSIVGLEQRKTGSLCLLLLDPGSPSSDTMKLMSRDTASIAIRNVRKLPGSLKHKQYQVVGVDGVLSTEEKQIRILNSRTLCAERIP is encoded by the exons ATGATCGAGACGAGAAATGTATTGATTAA tgcaaagcctcgaATATCGTTGGTTACG GCGGTGGTTATGCTGACCTGTGAGATATGCAGTGAGGAAATATTGTTGGATGAGGACATGAAGACACATCTGCTCCTCAGCCATCTGGAAAATGACATGAGTTGCCCACTATGTTCTTTGTCTGGAGTGTCCTACGATGAACTTTCCTACCATATTAGCTCTGCACATCCAGACTACCAACACAAAGCCCAAAAGTCATCTTATTCCACTTCCTGTCGTCCTCCTCCAATCGGCACAAATTTGACAGAGAATGAAGATCCAAAGGCAGGCAGCAGTGGTACATATATTGAAGCAAAACCCTGTGGATCATCCAGTGACTCATTGCCACTTCAACAAAGAACTGATACCGTGTTTACCCAAAGTAAAGGAGTTTTAACCTGTGAGGGGACTTCAGCCATCTCATCAACATCTGTCAGCCCAGGAATAAAGCGTGGTCTGGAGATGAGCATTCCTGTTCTGGACAATGCTGGATATTTATCTGAGCAGAAAAATCCCAAACAGAAGCGCCCAGCCTTTCCAAAGAATG AGCCATTCTCTTGCCCCATGTGTGCACAAGTCTTCAACAGCACCAGCATTCTACAGGAGCATGTTGAGTTACACCTGCAGGAACAGGACTATTCGGAAG TACCCGAGAAACTTGAGTGCCCAATGTGCCCAGCTGTTTGCAGCGACAGCACCTCACTGCAGCAACATGTCGAACTGCATTTAGACAATGAGGCAG GGACCTCTGATTCAGACTCAAGACTGGCTTGGAAACTTCAGCAGGAAATGGACAAGAAGAGGATGGCAGAGGAGAACCAAGTGGAGAAGGAGCAGTTTAAAAAGTTGCAG AGGCAGTTTGGCCTGGATGGCAGTGGTGGCTATCGCACACAGATGGAGAAGACCTTGAAGagggatgtggcccgcggcaTTATGCCCCCCGCAGAGTATCATTTTAAGAGGGTGGAGATGATGGAGTCTCTCGCCTCAGGGGTTGATGACGGCAGGACCAGAACTCAGG GTGTCATTGAAGCCTTGTGTCAATACTATCAGACTGAGTGCAAAGACTGTGTGCACGTGTGGCTCAGCGCTGATACTGATCACTATTGCTCCTCGCTGGGTGACAAAGGCTGGGGCTGTGGATACAGAAACTTCCAGATGCTGCTCTCATCCCTCTTCAGACTTGATACATTTGCCTCCCCTTTACAAG ACAAGTCAGTGCCAAGTATTCCACGAGTGCAGAGAATGATTGAGGATGCATGGAAATTGGGACTTGATCCTCAAGGGGCGTCCCACTTCAATCATCAGCTCCAAGGAACGCGAGCCTGGATTGGTGCCACCGAGATCTACGTCCTTCTCACTTCTCTAGGAATCAG cGGCCGCATTGTCGACTTCCACCAGCCAACAGGCCCAGGAGGCACCCATTCCCGGCTCTTTGAGTGGGTCAAACAGTACTTCAGTCAGTCCAGCACGAGTAGCAGATTGCCTCCCAGAATCATCCAGACCTCCTTGCCCCCACTGTACCTGCAGCATCAAG GGCATAGTCGCTCCATTGTGGGTTTGGAGCAGCGGAAGACTGGAAGCCTGTGCCTTCTGCTTTTGGATCCTGGTTCGCCGTCATCAGACACCATGAAATTGATGAGTAGAGACACTGCGTCCATAGCCATCCGCAATGTCCGAAAGCTTCCCGGCAGCCTGAAACATAAGCAGTACCAGGTGGTGGGGGTAGATGGTGTGTTGTCCACTGAAGAGAAACAG ATCCGCATCTTGAACTCCAGAACACTGTGTGCTGAAAGGATCCCATga
- the LOC119135487 gene encoding zinc finger-containing ubiquitin peptidase 1 isoform X3 codes for MLTCEICSEEILLDEDMKTHLLLSHLENDMSCPLCSLSGVSYDELSYHISSAHPDYQHKAQKSSYSTSCRPPPIGTNLTENEDPKAGSSGTYIEAKPCGSSSDSLPLQQRTDTVFTQSKGVLTCEGTSAISSTSVSPGIKRGLEMSIPVLDNAGYLSEQKNPKQKRPAFPKNEPFSCPMCAQVFNSTSILQEHVELHLQEQDYSEVPEKLECPMCPAVCSDSTSLQQHVELHLDNEAGTSDSDSRLAWKLQQEMDKKRMAEENQVEKEQFKKLQRQFGLDGSGGYRTQMEKTLKRDVARGIMPPAEYHFKRVEMMESLASGVDDGRTRTQGVIEALCQYYQTECKDCVHVWLSADTDHYCSSLGDKGWGCGYRNFQMLLSSLFRLDTFASPLQDKSVPSIPRVQRMIEDAWKLGLDPQGASHFNHQLQGTRAWIGATEIYVLLTSLGISGRIVDFHQPTGPGGTHSRLFEWVKQYFSQSSTSSRLPPRIIQTSLPPLYLQHQGHSRSIVGLEQRKTGSLCLLLLDPGSPSSDTMKLMSRDTASIAIRNVRKLPGSLKHKQYQVVGVDGVLSTEEKQIRILNSRTLCAERIP; via the exons ATGCTGACCTGTGAGATATGCAGTGAGGAAATATTGTTGGATGAGGACATGAAGACACATCTGCTCCTCAGCCATCTGGAAAATGACATGAGTTGCCCACTATGTTCTTTGTCTGGAGTGTCCTACGATGAACTTTCCTACCATATTAGCTCTGCACATCCAGACTACCAACACAAAGCCCAAAAGTCATCTTATTCCACTTCCTGTCGTCCTCCTCCAATCGGCACAAATTTGACAGAGAATGAAGATCCAAAGGCAGGCAGCAGTGGTACATATATTGAAGCAAAACCCTGTGGATCATCCAGTGACTCATTGCCACTTCAACAAAGAACTGATACCGTGTTTACCCAAAGTAAAGGAGTTTTAACCTGTGAGGGGACTTCAGCCATCTCATCAACATCTGTCAGCCCAGGAATAAAGCGTGGTCTGGAGATGAGCATTCCTGTTCTGGACAATGCTGGATATTTATCTGAGCAGAAAAATCCCAAACAGAAGCGCCCAGCCTTTCCAAAGAATG AGCCATTCTCTTGCCCCATGTGTGCACAAGTCTTCAACAGCACCAGCATTCTACAGGAGCATGTTGAGTTACACCTGCAGGAACAGGACTATTCGGAAG TACCCGAGAAACTTGAGTGCCCAATGTGCCCAGCTGTTTGCAGCGACAGCACCTCACTGCAGCAACATGTCGAACTGCATTTAGACAATGAGGCAG GGACCTCTGATTCAGACTCAAGACTGGCTTGGAAACTTCAGCAGGAAATGGACAAGAAGAGGATGGCAGAGGAGAACCAAGTGGAGAAGGAGCAGTTTAAAAAGTTGCAG AGGCAGTTTGGCCTGGATGGCAGTGGTGGCTATCGCACACAGATGGAGAAGACCTTGAAGagggatgtggcccgcggcaTTATGCCCCCCGCAGAGTATCATTTTAAGAGGGTGGAGATGATGGAGTCTCTCGCCTCAGGGGTTGATGACGGCAGGACCAGAACTCAGG GTGTCATTGAAGCCTTGTGTCAATACTATCAGACTGAGTGCAAAGACTGTGTGCACGTGTGGCTCAGCGCTGATACTGATCACTATTGCTCCTCGCTGGGTGACAAAGGCTGGGGCTGTGGATACAGAAACTTCCAGATGCTGCTCTCATCCCTCTTCAGACTTGATACATTTGCCTCCCCTTTACAAG ACAAGTCAGTGCCAAGTATTCCACGAGTGCAGAGAATGATTGAGGATGCATGGAAATTGGGACTTGATCCTCAAGGGGCGTCCCACTTCAATCATCAGCTCCAAGGAACGCGAGCCTGGATTGGTGCCACCGAGATCTACGTCCTTCTCACTTCTCTAGGAATCAG cGGCCGCATTGTCGACTTCCACCAGCCAACAGGCCCAGGAGGCACCCATTCCCGGCTCTTTGAGTGGGTCAAACAGTACTTCAGTCAGTCCAGCACGAGTAGCAGATTGCCTCCCAGAATCATCCAGACCTCCTTGCCCCCACTGTACCTGCAGCATCAAG GGCATAGTCGCTCCATTGTGGGTTTGGAGCAGCGGAAGACTGGAAGCCTGTGCCTTCTGCTTTTGGATCCTGGTTCGCCGTCATCAGACACCATGAAATTGATGAGTAGAGACACTGCGTCCATAGCCATCCGCAATGTCCGAAAGCTTCCCGGCAGCCTGAAACATAAGCAGTACCAGGTGGTGGGGGTAGATGGTGTGTTGTCCACTGAAGAGAAACAG ATCCGCATCTTGAACTCCAGAACACTGTGTGCTGAAAGGATCCCATga
- the LOC119135487 gene encoding zinc finger-containing ubiquitin peptidase 1 isoform X2 has product MIETRNVLINAKPRISLVTAVVMLTCEICSEEILLDEDMKTHLLLSHLENDMSCPLCSLSGVSYDELSYHISSAHPDYQHKAQKSSYSTSCRPPPIGTNLTENEDPKAGSSGTYIEAKPCGSSSDSLPLQQRTDTVFTQSKGVLTCEGTSAISSTSVSPGIKRGLEMSIPVLDNAGYLSEQKNPKQKRPAFPKNEPFSCPMCAQVFNSTSILQEHVELHLQEQDYSEVPEKLECPMCPAVCSDSTSLQQHVELHLDNEAGTSDSDSRLAWKLQQEMDKKRMAEENQVEKEQFKKLQRQFGLDGSGGYRTQMEKTLKRDVARGIMPPAEYHFKRVEMMESLASGVDDGRTRTQGVIEALCQYYQTECKDCVHVWLSADTDHYCSSLGDKGWGCGYRNFQMLLSSLFRLDTFASPLQDKSVPSIPRVQRMIEDAWKLGLDPQGASHFNHQLQGTRAWIGATEIYVLLTSLGISGRIVDFHQPTGPGGTHSRLFEWVKQYFSQSSTSSRLPPRIIQTSLPPLYLQHQGHSRSIVGLEQRKTGSLCLLLLDPGSPSSDTMKLMSRDTASIAIRNVRKLPGSLKHKQYQVVGVDGVLSTEEKQVRWQRCLYSVHTVK; this is encoded by the exons ATGATCGAGACGAGAAATGTATTGATTAA tgcaaagcctcgaATATCGTTGGTTACG GCGGTGGTTATGCTGACCTGTGAGATATGCAGTGAGGAAATATTGTTGGATGAGGACATGAAGACACATCTGCTCCTCAGCCATCTGGAAAATGACATGAGTTGCCCACTATGTTCTTTGTCTGGAGTGTCCTACGATGAACTTTCCTACCATATTAGCTCTGCACATCCAGACTACCAACACAAAGCCCAAAAGTCATCTTATTCCACTTCCTGTCGTCCTCCTCCAATCGGCACAAATTTGACAGAGAATGAAGATCCAAAGGCAGGCAGCAGTGGTACATATATTGAAGCAAAACCCTGTGGATCATCCAGTGACTCATTGCCACTTCAACAAAGAACTGATACCGTGTTTACCCAAAGTAAAGGAGTTTTAACCTGTGAGGGGACTTCAGCCATCTCATCAACATCTGTCAGCCCAGGAATAAAGCGTGGTCTGGAGATGAGCATTCCTGTTCTGGACAATGCTGGATATTTATCTGAGCAGAAAAATCCCAAACAGAAGCGCCCAGCCTTTCCAAAGAATG AGCCATTCTCTTGCCCCATGTGTGCACAAGTCTTCAACAGCACCAGCATTCTACAGGAGCATGTTGAGTTACACCTGCAGGAACAGGACTATTCGGAAG TACCCGAGAAACTTGAGTGCCCAATGTGCCCAGCTGTTTGCAGCGACAGCACCTCACTGCAGCAACATGTCGAACTGCATTTAGACAATGAGGCAG GGACCTCTGATTCAGACTCAAGACTGGCTTGGAAACTTCAGCAGGAAATGGACAAGAAGAGGATGGCAGAGGAGAACCAAGTGGAGAAGGAGCAGTTTAAAAAGTTGCAG AGGCAGTTTGGCCTGGATGGCAGTGGTGGCTATCGCACACAGATGGAGAAGACCTTGAAGagggatgtggcccgcggcaTTATGCCCCCCGCAGAGTATCATTTTAAGAGGGTGGAGATGATGGAGTCTCTCGCCTCAGGGGTTGATGACGGCAGGACCAGAACTCAGG GTGTCATTGAAGCCTTGTGTCAATACTATCAGACTGAGTGCAAAGACTGTGTGCACGTGTGGCTCAGCGCTGATACTGATCACTATTGCTCCTCGCTGGGTGACAAAGGCTGGGGCTGTGGATACAGAAACTTCCAGATGCTGCTCTCATCCCTCTTCAGACTTGATACATTTGCCTCCCCTTTACAAG ACAAGTCAGTGCCAAGTATTCCACGAGTGCAGAGAATGATTGAGGATGCATGGAAATTGGGACTTGATCCTCAAGGGGCGTCCCACTTCAATCATCAGCTCCAAGGAACGCGAGCCTGGATTGGTGCCACCGAGATCTACGTCCTTCTCACTTCTCTAGGAATCAG cGGCCGCATTGTCGACTTCCACCAGCCAACAGGCCCAGGAGGCACCCATTCCCGGCTCTTTGAGTGGGTCAAACAGTACTTCAGTCAGTCCAGCACGAGTAGCAGATTGCCTCCCAGAATCATCCAGACCTCCTTGCCCCCACTGTACCTGCAGCATCAAG GGCATAGTCGCTCCATTGTGGGTTTGGAGCAGCGGAAGACTGGAAGCCTGTGCCTTCTGCTTTTGGATCCTGGTTCGCCGTCATCAGACACCATGAAATTGATGAGTAGAGACACTGCGTCCATAGCCATCCGCAATGTCCGAAAGCTTCCCGGCAGCCTGAAACATAAGCAGTACCAGGTGGTGGGGGTAGATGGTGTGTTGTCCACTGAAGAGAAACAGGTTAGATGGCAGCGTTGTTTATACAGtgtacatacag taaaataa
- the calhm6 gene encoding calcium homeostasis modulator protein 6 isoform X2: MDKFNAVLKIANKQTNLGFGLISLLTAGGEQIFSSVLFKCPCNELNFLYGMVFLLVPALALLLLAYILSKKMWKMMTGFCQRGAYASCCKRMSHCLRIIFQISTTALVAPSSWIAVALLNGNYFECAMTGVNVSDYSERLCGGATSLIQCRKELPKFPCGGGSSVNDRQAVLLTLRAHSQEESNLMDSYTMKHAKELAERNLESFFEQTMPRHVITPSSKDWENISTLYKFSTKDYYYSTLHKYVETGMARMASVKSAESPADNPAVLNFVDEGGMGL, encoded by the exons ATGGATAAGTTTAATGCAGTCCTCAAGATTGCCAACAAAcagacaaaccttggtttcgGGTTAATCTCCTTGCTGACGGCTGGAGGAGAGCAGATCTTCTCCTCGGTGCTCTTCAAGTGCCCCTGCAACGAGCTCAACTTCCTTTACGGCATGGTGTTCCTGTTAGTACCTGCTCTGGCTCTGCTACTTTTAGCTTATATCTTAAGTAAAAAGATGTGGAAGATGATGACAGGGTTTTGCCAACGTGGGGCCTATGCATCCTGCTGTAAGAGGATGTCTCACTGTCTGAGGATAATCTTTCAGATCAGCACCACAGCCCTGGTGGCACCATCCAGTTGGATTGCCGTGGCTCTGCTAAACGGGAACTACTTTGAGTGTGCAATGACAGGTGTCAATGTGAGTGATTACAGTGAACGTCTCTGCGGCGGTGCGACTTCTCTGATCCAATGTCGAAAGGAGCTTCCCAAGTTTCCttgtggaggaggaagcagtGTCAATGACAGACAAGCCGTGCTGCTTACGCTCAGGGCTCACTCACAG GAGGAGAGCAACCTCATGGACTCCTACACCATGAAACATGCCAAAGAACTAGCAGAGAGAAACCTAGAAAGTTTCTTCGAACAGACAATGCCCCGACATGTCATCACTCCTTCCAGCAAAGATTGGGAGAACATCTCCACGCTCTACAAGTTCAGTACCAAAGACTACTACTACAGCACATTACACAAGTATGTGGAGACTGGAATGGCGCGAATGGCCTCTGTCAAATCAGCTGAGTCACCTGCAGACAATCCTGCTGTTCTTAATTTTGTGGATGAAGGCGGGATGGGCTTGTAA
- the LOC119136016 gene encoding calcium homeostasis modulator protein 5 — MDKFQTVLRFFMNQKATIGYSFMALLTIGGERVFSMVSFQCPCNHDQNFAYGLTFLLGPAAVLLVLGLFFSARLWRLYTGCCLNPMKLCPRGRCFGCFRVFMSIFTGACVAPIMWLSVALLNGTFYECAVSGLDDNLVVDLFCKNKTLKCREELARVPCGRSKLSEEERMDLLLMFRAQSQILGWCIIIIAATFGLLGTCYKNCRSKVSFLQSTFWKRYVEKEREHFEAYTLEYASKLAERNLQSFFENKDPDPFPFPSHKAWEEISALYTFSTSEQYYSTLQCYVERVDRDFVPEKRPVMDFEDEIEMK; from the exons ATGGATAAATTCCAGACGGTCCTTCGTTTCTTCATGAACCAGAAAGCCACAATTGGCTACAGTTTTATGGCTCTCCTGACAATAGGCGGGGAGCGAGTCTTCTCCATGGTCTCCTTTCAGTGTCCCTGCAACCACGATCAGAACTTTGCCTATGGACTCACATTCCTGCTTGGACCTGCGGCTGTGCTTTTGGTTTTAGGACTGTTCTTCAGTGCTAGATTGTGGAGGCTTTACACTGGCTGCTGCCTCAATCCCATGAAGCTTTGTCCCCGCGGTAGATGCTTTGGATGCTTCAGGGTGTTCATGAGCATCTTTACAGGGGCTTGTGTGGCTCCTATAATGTGGCTCTCTGTGGCCCTGCTCAATGGGACTTTTTATGAGTGTGCTGTCAGCGGTCTCGACGACAATCTGGTGGTGGACCTGTTCTGTAAAAACAAGACCCTGAAGTGTCGGGAGGAGCTAGCCAGAGTTCCCTGTGGCCGGTCCAAGTTATCTGAAGAGGAGCGCATGGATCTGCTGCTAATGTTCAGGGCCCAATCTCAG ATTCTTGGCTGGTGCATTATCATCATCGCAGCCACATTTGGGCTTCTTGGTACCTGCTACAAAAATTGCCGTTCCAAAGTTAGCTTCCTGCAATCCACATTCTGGAAACGCTATGTGGAGAAAGAACGGGAGCACTTTGAGGCTTACACTCTGGAATATGCCTCCAAACTGGCTGAAAGAAACCTACAAAGTTTTTTTGAGAACAAGGATCCTGATCCATTCCCTTTCCCAAGCCATAAGGCCTGGGAGGAGATCTCTGCACTCTACACTTTCTCAACGAGCGAACAATATTACAGCACCCTACAATGTTATGTGGAGAGAGTGGACAGGGACTTTGTGCCAGAGAAGAGACCTGTGATGGACTTCGAGgatgaaattgaaatgaaataa
- the calhm6 gene encoding calcium homeostasis modulator protein 6 isoform X1, whose amino-acid sequence MDKFNAVLKIANKQTNLGFGLISLLTAGGEQIFSSVLFKCPCNELNFLYGMVFLLVPALALLLLAYILSKKMWKMMTGFCQRGAYASCCKRMSHCLRIIFQISTTALVAPSSWIAVALLNGNYFECAMTGVNVSDYSERLCGGATSLIQCRKELPKFPCGGGSSVNDRQAVLLTLRAHSQILGWLLIASVMLSNILLTCLARCTSPVSYLQLKFWKVYSQEESNLMDSYTMKHAKELAERNLESFFEQTMPRHVITPSSKDWENISTLYKFSTKDYYYSTLHKYVETGMARMASVKSAESPADNPAVLNFVDEGGMGL is encoded by the exons ATGGATAAGTTTAATGCAGTCCTCAAGATTGCCAACAAAcagacaaaccttggtttcgGGTTAATCTCCTTGCTGACGGCTGGAGGAGAGCAGATCTTCTCCTCGGTGCTCTTCAAGTGCCCCTGCAACGAGCTCAACTTCCTTTACGGCATGGTGTTCCTGTTAGTACCTGCTCTGGCTCTGCTACTTTTAGCTTATATCTTAAGTAAAAAGATGTGGAAGATGATGACAGGGTTTTGCCAACGTGGGGCCTATGCATCCTGCTGTAAGAGGATGTCTCACTGTCTGAGGATAATCTTTCAGATCAGCACCACAGCCCTGGTGGCACCATCCAGTTGGATTGCCGTGGCTCTGCTAAACGGGAACTACTTTGAGTGTGCAATGACAGGTGTCAATGTGAGTGATTACAGTGAACGTCTCTGCGGCGGTGCGACTTCTCTGATCCAATGTCGAAAGGAGCTTCCCAAGTTTCCttgtggaggaggaagcagtGTCAATGACAGACAAGCCGTGCTGCTTACGCTCAGGGCTCACTCACAG ATCCTTGGTTGGCTGCTGATTGCATCTGTTATGTTGTCCAACATTCTGTTGACCTGTTTGGCTCGGTGCACCTCACCCGTCAGCTACCTGCAACTCAAGTTCTGGAAGGTTTATTCTCAGGAGGAGAGCAACCTCATGGACTCCTACACCATGAAACATGCCAAAGAACTAGCAGAGAGAAACCTAGAAAGTTTCTTCGAACAGACAATGCCCCGACATGTCATCACTCCTTCCAGCAAAGATTGGGAGAACATCTCCACGCTCTACAAGTTCAGTACCAAAGACTACTACTACAGCACATTACACAAGTATGTGGAGACTGGAATGGCGCGAATGGCCTCTGTCAAATCAGCTGAGTCACCTGCAGACAATCCTGCTGTTCTTAATTTTGTGGATGAAGGCGGGATGGGCTTGTAA
- the rwdd1 gene encoding RWD domain-containing protein 1 — protein MTDYAEEQRNELEAIESIYPDSFTVLSEDPISFTITVTSDAGENGETVEATLKFTYVEKYPDEPPLWEVHSQENLENNDMDDILTLLQQQSEENLGMVMIFTLVTAVQEKLNEIVDLMKNRREEEKLRKEMEAEEAEKVAFQGTVVTIENFLAWKAKFELEMADIRRKRQKEEEQSGKTKLTGKQLFETDHNLDTSDIQFLEDVGNNVEVDESLFQDIEDLDLEDDDPDFDPLEMGSYED, from the exons atgacagaCTACGCTGAAGAGCAAAGAAATGAACTAGAAGCTATTGAGTCGATATACCCTGACTCTTTTACAG TGCTTTCAGAGGATCCCATCAGCTTCACCATCACTGTCACGTCAGATGCGGGAGAAAATGGCGAAA CTGTGGAAGCAACTTTAAAGTTCACATATGTTGAAAAATACCCAGATGAACCCCCACTATGGGAGGTCCACTCCCAAGAGAACCTGGAAAACAATGATATGGATGACATCCTCACATTATTGCAGCAACAG TCAGAAGAAAATCTGGGAATGGTGATGATTTTTACCCTGGTGACAGCAGTGCAGGAGAAACTCAATGAAATTGTGGACTTGATGAAGAACAGACGAGAAGAAGAGAAACTGCGGAAAGAGATGGAGGCCGAGGAAGCAGAGAAG GTGGCGTTCCAGGGTACAGTGGTAACGATTGAGAACTTCCTGGCATGGAAAGCCAAGTTTGAACTCGAAATGGCTGACATACggaggaaaagacaaaaagaagaggagcaatcaggaaaaacaaagctcACTG GCAAACAGCTGTTTGAGACGGACCACAATTTGGACACGTCAGACATCCAGTTCCTTGAAGATG TTGGAAACAATGTTGAGGTGGATGAATCATTGTTCCAGGACATCGAGGACTTAGATTTGGAGGATGATGACCCTGACTTTGACCCTTTAGAGATGGGTAGTTATGAGGACTAA